One Megasphaera elsdenii DSM 20460 genomic window carries:
- a CDS encoding YbjN domain-containing protein — MNKKAENFKKYLDEKEIKAFTVDEIKDDQFQTVVFRSAADINGNRLPLIVILDTSIYGMIRVLVAPKVLHDDNEAAVLKLLNTYNKQYKSFKYYIDDEGNLILDTCVLLKDDEVDGDLIYAMFDVIIRHLGESYKELMKSIWA; from the coding sequence ATGAACAAGAAAGCTGAAAACTTTAAAAAATATCTCGACGAAAAAGAAATCAAAGCCTTTACGGTCGATGAAATCAAAGATGACCAGTTCCAGACGGTCGTCTTCCGGTCGGCTGCTGACATCAACGGCAACCGCCTGCCCCTCATCGTCATCCTCGATACCAGCATTTACGGCATGATCCGCGTCCTGGTAGCACCGAAGGTCCTGCACGATGACAATGAAGCGGCTGTCCTCAAGCTGCTCAACACGTACAATAAGCAGTACAAATCCTTTAAATACTACATCGACGATGAAGGCAACCTCATCCTCGACACGTGCGTCCTCCTTAAAGACGATGAAGTCGATGGTGATTTGATTTACGCCATGTTCGACGTCATCATCCGCCACCTCGGCGAATCGTACAAAGAGCTCATGAAATCCATCTGGGCGTAA
- a CDS encoding glutathione peroxidase, translating into MNVYDFTVKDIQGHDVSLSQYKDKVLLIVNTASKCGFTPQYDGLEALYQKYKDKGLVILGFPCNQFLEQDPEDNQHIEQFCRLNHGVTFPLFAKIDVRGDQAAPLYQYLTEAAPFKGYETDKESGQLIQKVVSEHYPDNAQGNGIKWNFTKFLINRDGSQVQRFEPSTTPEELDPILEKLLLS; encoded by the coding sequence ATGAACGTATACGATTTCACGGTCAAAGATATCCAGGGACACGATGTATCCCTGAGCCAGTATAAAGATAAGGTCCTGCTCATCGTCAATACAGCCAGCAAATGTGGCTTCACGCCGCAATACGACGGCCTGGAAGCCTTATATCAGAAATATAAGGATAAAGGCCTGGTCATCCTCGGCTTCCCGTGCAACCAGTTCCTGGAACAGGATCCGGAAGACAACCAGCACATCGAACAGTTCTGCCGCCTCAACCACGGCGTCACCTTCCCGCTCTTCGCCAAGATCGACGTCCGCGGTGACCAGGCAGCACCTTTGTACCAATACCTTACAGAAGCCGCACCCTTCAAAGGCTACGAAACGGATAAAGAAAGCGGCCAGCTCATCCAGAAGGTCGTTTCCGAACACTATCCGGACAATGCCCAGGGCAACGGCATCAAATGGAATTTCACTAAATTCCTCATCAACCGGGACGGCAGTCAGGTCCAGCGCTTTGAACCCAGCACGACACCGGAAGAATTAGACCCGATCCTCGAAAAACTACTCCTCTCCTAA
- a CDS encoding desulfoferrodoxin family protein, whose product MKHVEFYRNDKDGSVLVSVGTQVPEKLIYAGQELTHLVADTVDAAKEKHVPAIQKIDGHLEVHVGSVTHPMEEKHYIEWIALVDDNGVDIRYLKPGEEPKAEFETGDAGEVYAYCNLHGLWKESFAVKEAPSLDGATCSPEFGGCVIHEL is encoded by the coding sequence ATGAAACACGTAGAATTTTACCGTAACGATAAAGATGGCAGCGTTTTAGTATCTGTAGGCACGCAAGTACCGGAAAAACTCATCTATGCCGGCCAGGAATTGACTCATCTCGTCGCCGACACTGTCGACGCAGCTAAAGAAAAACACGTACCGGCTATCCAGAAAATCGATGGCCACTTGGAAGTCCATGTCGGTTCGGTGACACACCCGATGGAAGAAAAGCATTACATCGAATGGATTGCCCTCGTCGATGACAACGGCGTCGACATCCGCTACCTGAAACCCGGTGAAGAACCGAAGGCTGAATTTGAAACGGGCGATGCCGGTGAAGTCTATGCATATTGCAATCTCCACGGCCTGTGGAAAGAATCATTCGCCGTCAAAGAAGCTCCGTCCCTCGATGGCGCTACTTGCTCGCCAGAATTTGGCGGCTGCGTCATCCACGAATTATAA